The Humulus lupulus chromosome 3, drHumLupu1.1, whole genome shotgun sequence genome window below encodes:
- the LOC133821415 gene encoding uncharacterized protein LOC133821415 isoform X2, with the protein MRYPEHLPFLSKSAVIFRECFDPIVARSGRDLIPVMVYGSIVVSAGLLRIFGREVAELPIVATTREHQGKGYFQVLFSCIEKLLVSLNVENIVLPAAEEVESIWTNKF; encoded by the exons ATGCGATATCCAGAACATCTGCCATTTCTGTCAAAGTCTGCTGTTATTTTCCGG GAGTGTTTTGATCCTATTGTAGCAAGATCTGGTCGTGATTTGATTCCTGTTATGGTGTATGG GTCTATTGTTGTATCAGCTGGTCTTCTTAGGATATTTGGTCGTGAGGTAGCCGAGCTTCCCATAGTGGCGACAACTAGAGAACACCAAGGGAAA GGCTATTTCCAAGTATTATTTTCATGTATAGAGAAGTTATTGGTTTCCCTGAATGTGGAAAACATTGTGCTTCCTGCTGCTGAGGAAGTAGAGTCAATCTGGACAAACAAGTTTTGA
- the LOC133821415 gene encoding uncharacterized protein LOC133821415 isoform X1 has translation MRYPEHLPFLSKSAVIFRECFDPIVARSGRDLIPVMVYGRNISGQEFGGMYCVVLIVRSIVVSAGLLRIFGREVAELPIVATTREHQGKGYFQVLFSCIEKLLVSLNVENIVLPAAEEVESIWTNKF, from the exons ATGCGATATCCAGAACATCTGCCATTTCTGTCAAAGTCTGCTGTTATTTTCCGG GAGTGTTTTGATCCTATTGTAGCAAGATCTGGTCGTGATTTGATTCCTGTTATGGTGTATGG AAGAAACATTTCTGGTCAAGAGTTTGGAGGAATGTACTGTGTAGTTTTAATTGTGAG GTCTATTGTTGTATCAGCTGGTCTTCTTAGGATATTTGGTCGTGAGGTAGCCGAGCTTCCCATAGTGGCGACAACTAGAGAACACCAAGGGAAA GGCTATTTCCAAGTATTATTTTCATGTATAGAGAAGTTATTGGTTTCCCTGAATGTGGAAAACATTGTGCTTCCTGCTGCTGAGGAAGTAGAGTCAATCTGGACAAACAAGTTTTGA